AGACACTCCGATCAATTTATATACGAAACCTAAAAATAAGTTTGTGGCAGGGTTTTTCGGGGCACCTTCCATGAATTTTATTGAAGGTATCGTCTCACCCGTAGATCAGGGGTTAGAGTTATTATTTGGCAACCAGAGAATCCAGTTGCCAAAAAGCAAAGAAAGTTTACTCTTAGAAAAAGGATATTTGAATAAAGAAATAATTATGGGTATTCGTCCTGAGAATATACATAATTCACAAATTTTTCTTGAAGCATCGAAGGGCAGCATTGTTAAGGCGACAGTAGAAGCGATAGAAATATTGGGTGCTGAAGCATACCTATATCTAAATGCAGAGGACTTCGATATTACAGCAAAAGTTGATGTTAGAGCTTTGGCAAATGAAGGCGATACAATACACATTGGATTAGATCTGAATAAAATACATTTTTTTGACAAAGATACAGAAGATTCAATAAGTAATTAGTTTTAATTGCTATTAAGGGCTAGTTTTAGCAGTAAAATAACTATATTTAGAGGAAATGCACAAAATTATGCATTTCCTCTTTTAATTTTTCACAATATGTTATAAAATAGAAACTAGAGTATAGAATGTATAGAAAGAGTAAACAGTACTTGAAAAGGAGCTAAGAAGATGATATCAAATCAAATATTGCAAAATACGATTGATGGACTAAAAGCTATTACACGAATCGAGCTAAGTGTAATGGATTTAGATGGAAAGATTATTGCGACAACAGAAGATGGAATTATCGATGAATATAATACCGCTGTTGCGGATTTTGTTATATCCCAAGCAGAAAGCCAATTGATACAAGGATACCAATTTTTCAAGGTTTTTGATGACCATTCGCCTGAGTATGTAATTTCTGCAAAGGGTGAAGCGGAGGATGTATATAAAATTGGGAAAATTGCATCTTTTCAAATACAAAACCTATTGGTTGCGTATAAGGAAAGATTCGATAAAGATAACTTTGTCAAAAACCTTCTTCTTGATAATCTATTGCTTGTGGATATTTACAATAGAGCAAAAAAACTGCATATTGAAATGGACGTAAGAAGAGTTACTTTGATTATTGAAACGAAGATTGAAAAAGATGCAAATGCATTAGAAATTGTTAGAAATATATTTCCTTCAAAAACAAAGGATTTCATTACAGCTGTAGATGAGAAAAATATAATTCTAGTAAAAGAATTAAAGGATTCAGAGACAATCGAAGATATGGAAAAAATGGCAAGTGCCATATTAGATACGTTAAATGCAGAAGCATTGAGTTCAGTCTATATAGCGATTGGAACGATTGTTAAAGATATTAAGGATGTATCTCGTTCTTATAAAGAAGCAAAAATGGCATTAGAAGTTGGAAAGATTTTCTTTGTTGAGAAACATGTTATGGCATATGACAATTTAGGCATTGGAAGACTTATTTATCAATTGCCAATACCTTTATGTAAGATGTTTATCTCCGAAATCTTTAGTACAAAATCACCTGATGATTTTGATGAAGAAACACTTACAACGATTAATAAGTTCTTTGAAAATAGCCTAAATGTATCTGAAACATCAAGACAATTATATATTCATAGAAATACCTTGGTTTACAGACTAGATAAGCTGCAAAAAAATACTGGATTAGATTTAAGAGTATTTGATGATGCGATTACTTTTAAGATTGCACTTATGGTAGTAAAATATATGAAGCATATGATTGAATCAGATTATTAAATTAATATTACGAGTATTTACCTATAGAATTATTCCCGTGTCTGTAGTAAGATAATGAGAGACATGTAGAAAGATAGGTTTTTTTGGCATGTTTTGAAACAATGAAAGACAAAATGATATGGGATAGGAGGCAGGCAAGCAATGATACGGTTTGAAAACGTTACAAAAGTTTATCCCAATGGAGTGAAGGCTTTAGATGACATCACTTTAGAAATAGAAAAGGGTGAATTTGTATTTATCGTAGGCAATAGCGGTTCGGGGAAGACAACCTTGATTAAGCTTCTTATGAAGGAATTAGATGCAACGGATGGTAAATTATATATTGATGAACAAGACGTCACCCATGTTAAACATAGTAAAGTACCAAAGATAAGAAGAAAAATGGGTGTTGTATTTCAAGACTTTAGATTGTTAAACAAAATGACGGTGTACAACAATGTGGCATTTGCCTTGAAAATCACAGAGACGTCTACTAGAAAAATTAGACGGTCCGTTCCTATGGTATTATCAATGGTTGGATTATCTAAGAAATCTGATCGGTTTCCACATGAGCTTTCAGGTGGTGAACAACAAAGGGCAGCCTTAGCTAGAGCCATTATTAATAATCCGCAGATTTTATTATGTGATGAGCCAACAGGAAATCTAGATCCAAAAACTTCGTGGGAAATAATGAAACTCCTATTAGATATAAATATGAGAGGTACCACAGTAGTAGTAGTAACACATAATAGAGAAGTAGTAAATGCAATGAAGAAAAGAGTAATTACGATTAAGGCAGGAACAGTAGCTAAAGATATTCAAAAGGGGGATTATGGTTATGAAGATTAAAACTTTTGGATATTGTGTTGAGCAAGGAGTAATTAATTTATACAAGAACAGACTAATGACATTAGCTTCCATCGGGACAATCAGTGCATGTATTTTAATTATTGGAATTTTCTATTCTATTATTTCAAATGTTGATTTTATGGTTAATGAAATTCAAAACAACATCGGAGTATCCGTATTTTTCGAAGACGGAATAACACAAGAACGTATTGATGAGTTAAAAACTATTATCGGACAACGCGAAGAAGTATATTCGATTACATATATTAGTGCTGAGGAAGCTTGGGAAGGCTTTAAAGCAGATTATTTTAAAGGTAGAGAGCAATTATTGGCAGGCTTTGAAAATGAAAATCCATTGAAGGATTCAGCATCTTTACAAGTGTTTTTAAATGATATTAGCAAACAAGCAAGCTTGGTTACTTATTTAGATACACTTCCTGACGTAAGTCATATTAGAGAGGATCGTCAAGTTACGAATGTGATAAAGAGCATAAGTGATTTAATTAAATATTTTAGTATTGCACTTGTAGCAATTTTGATTATTATTTCTGTCTTTCTTATTTCTAACACGGTAAGGCTTACGATTGAGTTGAGAAAACGAGAAATCAATATTATGAAATATGTTGGAGCTACCGATACTTTTATTAGAGGTCCCTTTGTGATTGAAGGTGCGGTGATTGGACTTGTTGGATCTATCATACCGTTAGGAATCATTTTTTATTTTTACACAGATATTATTTCTAGAATATTGCAAAAATACATTTTACTAGATGATTATTTGCTTTTTATGCCAGTTAGTGCCATATTTGTACGACTTGTTCCGTTGTCAATTTTAATAGGCGCAGGAATTGGGGTTGTAGGAAGTATGATGACCATTCATAAGCATTTAAAAGTGTAAGGACAGGGAGGGAATCTATGAAACGAGTTATCAAACACATAATAGCGCTTTTATTCGTATTTATATTACTTACTGTTAATTTATTTGCGACTACATTAGATGAATTAGAAGATAAAAAAGATGATATTGAAAATAGTATACAAGAGGGAAAAGAGGAGCTTGAGCATAAAGAGGCCTCGTTAGAGGAACTAAATGCAAGCCTAGAAAAGATTAATACTGAGCTACAACAAACTTCATTAATTGTTGAAGGTTTTGAAACACAACTCGTTGCGAAGCAGACACAAATTGAGGAAGAACAAAAAAGGTTGGACCAAGCTATTTTGGATCAAGAAAAGTACAAGACACAAGCGATCGAACGTATCAAAGTTATGTATGAATATGGTGATTCTGGCTATATTGATGTATTAATTGAATCAAAGAATATAACTGATTTTTTTACTCGTTTAGAATATTTAAATGAAATAGTTGAATATGATGATCAAATGTTTGAGAAGCTAGCACAGATTGAATTAGAAATTCAAACAACAAAAGCAAAGCTAGTTACTGAACATGCAGAATTAGAACACTTAAAGGCAGAAGCAGAACTACATAAAAATTCACTAGAAGCTTTGGTTTCGCAACAAAATGCACTTATGAAGACGATAGAAAATGATAAAGAATTGCTGTTACAACAACTTGATGAGTGGAAAAAAGCGGAAGCAGAACTTGATCAACTCATTATTAAAAAGCTAAACGAAAGTAATTTAAAATATGCTGGTGGTGAACTAAGTTGGCCAGTTGGAGGCCATTATTACATATCCTCTTACTTTGCTACAAGAATACATCCCATATATGGGTATGTTGAATCGCACACGGGACTAGATATTCCAGCCCCTTATGGAACGAATGTTACCGCAGCTGCAAATGGAGTTGTTATTTCTTCAAGATGGAGCAATTCCTATGGAAATGTAATCGTTATTGACCATGGTAGTGGATATGCTACTTTATATGCTCATAATTCGAAACGTTTGGTTAGCGAAGGAGATACTGTCACGAGAGGTCAAGTGATTGCTAACATTGGTAGTACTGGCTGGTCAACAGGAAATCATCTCCATTTTGGTGTTCAGGTGGGTGGTAAATGGGTCAACCCATTAGATTATTTTGAATAGTAAAGACTTTATAATATTGTGGCATTCAAACAATCAACGGAGTTCTTTGCGTTGATTGTTTTTGTTTTACACTAAAAAAGTTATCAATTTGCAATTGGAAAAGCGGCAGAAGTGTAACGAGGGTTTTAACTCGAGCAGCCTATTTATTAAAATGCATTTACATATAATATGGTATAATAATAAAACGAGAAAAATAAAATGATATAAGTATGGTGCGTCGGCCACTATCTTGTTAAGTGAGGAGAATAAAATGAACAAAAGAGCTTATTTATATGGTATGATGACGGGTGTTTTATTAATGGGGATATTATGGGTTGTTGTTTTAGGAGTAACTAAAATAAACAACAATATTCCAAGTGTGCTTGATGCAGTTGATGAGAAGGAATATGAAGATTTAACGGATAAGCTTGAGGACATTGATAAAGTCTTAGAATCAAAGTATTATGAAGAATACGATAATGATGCGTTAATAGAAGCAGCATACGAAGGATATGTAAGTGGAATAGGGGATCCGTACACCAGCTATTTTTCTAAAGAACAGTTTAATTTGTTTTTAGAGGATTCAGCTGGGAGCTATGAAGGAATTGGTGTCGTGGTTACTTTTGGAGAAAATGGAGAAGATATTGAGGTGCTTTCACCTTTTGCAGGATCTCCTGGCGAGAAGGCTGGTGTACATCAAGGAGATCGTATTTTAAAGGTAGACGGTGCAGAAATATCCGGTATGACGTTAGAGGAAGCGGTAAAGTTGATCAAGGGACCTAAAGGTTCTACAGTTGTTTTGTCAGTTTACAGAAAGCAAGATGATAAGATATTAGACCTTAGTATAGTCAGAGATGTAATTAATATGGAAACAGTAGCTTACGAAATGCTTGAGGGTGATATTGGATATATGAATATAAGTGGTTTTCAAGAAGTTACTTATGATCAATTTATGGTGGCGTTTCAAGCTTTAGAAGAACAAGATCAAAAAGGAATGATTATTGATTTGAGAAATAATCCAGGTGGTCTTGTTTATATTGTTTCTCAAATCGCAGATGAATTGTTGAAGGAAGGACTAATTGTATACACTGAAGATAAAGATGGAAAGAGAGAAGAAATTTTCTCTGATAAAGAGCATCAATTTAGTAAGCCACTCGTTATTCTTGTGAATGAATACAGTGCAAGTGCCTCCGAAATATTGGCAGGAGCTGTAAAAGATCATAAAGCTGGAAAAATAGTTGGAACAAAGACCTTTGGAAAAGGCTTAGTGCAAGGTTCCTATCAATTGGATGATGGTTCAGCAATTAAGGTTACTATTGCTAAATACTTCACTCCAGCAGGTAATTACATTCATAAAATAGGGATTCAACCTGACGTAGAAGTTAAGTTGCCGGATGATATTAAAAATAAATTTAAAATTGATAGAGATAAAGATACACAACTCATTAAAGCGATAGAAGTTATGAAAGGATTGTACAAATAAGAAGTAAAGGTGCATTAAATTATTGGTTACAATGGGGGGACAGAGTATGAATCAGCTATTAGAGATTATTCATATTACGTTAATTGCCATTTCTAAATCAGTTTATAATTATTGGTTTTTGATGGTGGTTTGGACTGTGTATTTTCTAATAAGAAAAATCTACAATACAAACATATATAATATAGAAAACGCTAAGTCGCCTATTGGTTCACTCATTGAATCTGTGCTTCAAGGTATACTAGTAGGGATCATTGGAAGTTTAATCATTATATTAACAGGTTTGCCTGTTAATTCTACAGTATATATAATTTATTTATTGCCTATATCATTAGCGCTGTCCTTAATTCAGGTAAGGTATTTATGTATATCTTATTCTGCAGCAGTTATGGGCCTTTTGGCGTTAATATTGAATGGGCAAATCATATTTGGATATGCATTACCAAATATGAATATGAATGTATCGGGATTAATTACACTAGTTGGTATTCTTCATTTAATGGAGAGCCTATTAATCTATTTTGTTGGTGCAGATGATTGCATGCCTATCATTTGTAAAAAAGAAGGTAAGATTATTCAAGGGCACATCCTTCAAAAATATTGGCCAATACCTCTAGCGATACTATTTGTTACAGCAGGAGAAGCATCTGGAAACGTGATCCAAATGCCTGATTGGTGGCCACTACTGAAGCCCTCTAATCCATTATTGAACTCATTGTTTTTTGGTCTAATGCCCTTTGTGGGTATTCTTGGATATAGCACGGTAACCTTTTCTGAACAACCAGAAAAGAGAGCTAAGAAAACAGGGATTATGTTATTTTTATATAGCATGCTGATTATTGCAATAGCAGTTTTAGGGAAAGAAGACAGGGTACTAATGGTAATTGGGTTGGTTTTAATGGCAGCCCTACATGAAGCAATTATGCTTCTTGAACAAAGACATGAAAAACGGCATGAACCAATCTACACAGTACCAGATCGAGGTATCAGAATTATGAGTATCATCCAAGGAGGTATTGCTGAAAAGGTTGGAATGAAAAAAGGGCAAATTATCAAAAAGATTAATGACTTGGAAGTTGTGAATGCGCAGCACTTTAAAGAGTTGATGGATAATAAATGGACATTTATGTGGATAGAGACGGAAAATTTTAATAGAGAGTTGAATACTCATGAGATAAAGGCGTATCCGGCTGGACTTGATAATCTTGGGATTAAGATATTGCCGGAGAATCCGAGGGTGTTGTTTAAGTATGAGAGTTTGAAGAAGGTTGGAGTGCTTGATTTGCTTAGGTATAGAAAGCGGAGGTAAAAGTTCGTAGGATAGAAGATTGGGTTGTCGATAAAAAGGCGATGTAGTAGAATGTAAGACAGTCAACAAAGAGGTTATACTAAGTGTTTTTTTCGCTCCAACCCGCGTCCATGCGGGTTAAGTCACGCCGTTCCGCATCCTGCTCCACTAACAAACACATAGTATAACCTCTTTGTCTCTACCGATGGTAGAGCCTTTTTATCTCTGTAATGAAGAAGTATAGTTTGCCGATCATTTTAGGATTTTAAAAGGTTTTAGGATTTCACCCCACAGTGTTACTTACTATTTCGTTAAATCGCTATCCTTCTTTAAGACATTGTTCAATATAATTACGCTCTTCAAGGTTGAGGTTCTTACGGTTGCCACTAGTTATTTGTTCTTGCATATGAACTCCTTCCTAGCGCAGGCAGGCAACTTAACCTTTGTTATACTAGAAATGTGTGCAAGACTTAATGTCACTTTTGCTATTCTGAACCAGACATTAATGGTTTTCATTTAAATGATTGATGTACATAATTTTGAATTTGGAACATATGTTTGCATTTGTGAAATTTTGTGATATAATAATAGGCATAGAAATTAGTATGAATGAACAATCATTGGTGATTCTGGTTATAGGGAAGTAAATAATGATGTAATCCGAAAGGTAGGGTGATAAAATGGCGGAATTTAATTTGGTAGCGGAATTTGAGCCTACAGGCGATCAACCTCAAGCGATTGAGGAATTGGTGGATGGGTTTGAAGCGGGGAATATATATGAAACATTGTTAGGGGTTACAGGATCTGGGAAAACTTTTACTATGGCAAATATTATAACGAGGCTTAAGAAGCCTACGTTGATATTAGCACATAATAAGACTTTGGCTGCCCAGCTTTATAGTGAATTTAAAGAGTTTTTCCCGAATAATGCAGTAGAGTATTTTGTAAGCTATTATGATTATTATCAACCTGAAGCTTATGTGCCTTCCACGGATACCTTTATTGAGAAGGATTCATCAATAAATGATGAAATAGATAAGCTTAGGCATTCAGCGACTGCGTCATTATCTGAGAGGGATGATGTTATAATTGTTGCCAGTGTATCGTGTATATATGGGCTTGGTAGTCCGATTGATTATAAGGAAATGGTGTTGTCCTTAAGACCGGGGATGACTAAGGATCGAGATGCGGTACTTCGTAAATTGGTCGACATTCAATATGATCGAAATGATTTGGATTTTTCTAGAAGTACCTTTCGGGTAAGAGGAGATGTTGTTGAAGTGTTTCCGGCTACATCAGATGAGAATGCAATCAGGATTGAATTTTTTGGGGATGAGATAGAAAGAATTACAGAAATTAATTCATTGACGGGACATGTGCTTCGAGATCTTTCGCATGCAGTTATATTTCCGGCATCTCATTATGTTACAGCTCCAGAAAACCTTGATAGAGCAATAAAAGCGATTGAAGAAGAAGCGGTATTAAGAGTAAAGGAATTTAAGGAAGAGGATAAGCTAATTGAAGCTCAAAGAATAGGTGAGAGAACAGGCTTTGATATAGAAATGTTAAGAGAAACGGGGTTTTGTTCAGGAATAGAAAACTATTCAAGACATTTGACAGGACAAGCAGAGGGAGCGCCTCCGCATACGTTGATAGACTATTTTCCAAAGGATTTCTTAATGATTGTTGACGAGTCACATATGTCGATACCTCAAATTAGAGGAATGTATGCGGGTGACCAAGCAAGAAAACAAAACTTGGTTGATTTTGGTTTTAGGCTTCCATCAGCAAAGGATAATAGACCATTGAATTTTAATGAATTTGAATCTAAAATAAATCAAATATTATTCGTTTCAGCTACACCAGGACCATATGAAAAAGAACATGAGCAGATGTATGCAGAGCAAATAATTAGACCAACAGGATTGGTGGATCCACAGGTTGAGGTAAGGCCTGTAAAGGGGCAAATAGATGATTTAATACATGAGGTTAGGAAGGAAATTGAGGAGGGCAGAAAAATATTAATAACTACCTTAACCAAGAAAATGTCTGAGGACTTAACGAATTATTTGAAGGAGATAGGAATAAGAGTTAGATATCTTCATTCTGATATTGATACCTTAGAGAGGATTGAGATTATACGTGATTTACGCTCTAATATTTTTGATGTGTTAATTGGAATTAACCTTTTAAGAGAAGGCTTAGATATACCGGAAGTTTCTCTTATTGCCATTTTAGATGCCGATAAGGAAGGCTTTTTGCGTTCTGAAACAGCATTAATTCAAACAATTGGGCGTGCTGCAAGAAATGAACGCGGAAGAGTAATTATGTATGCTGATAGAATGACAGGTTCCATGGAGCGTGCCATAGGTGAAACGAATAGGCGTAGGAAAATTCAAGAAGACTATAATATTGAACATGGCATAACACCAACGACTATTATCAAAGCAGTAAGAGATATCATTAGAATAAGCAAGGTTTCTGAAGAAAAGAGCAGATATTCCCTTGATAAAGATCCTGAATCCATGAGTATAGATGAGCTAATGGAATCAATTAAAAAGGTTACAACTGATATGAAAAAAGCAGCAGCTGATTTAGATTTTGAAAAAGCTGCTCAATTTAGAGATGAACTTATAAAACTTAAAAAATATTTACAGGAAAACCATTAATGAGGTGTGAAAATGGCTAAAGATGAAATTATCATTAAAGGTGCTAGAGAGCACAACTTAAAAAACATAGATTTAACACTGCCAAGAAATCAGTTTATCGTCTTTACTGGATTAAGCGGGTCAGGGAAATCTTCGTTAGCTTTTGATACATTATATGCGGAAGGACAAAGGCGATATGTCGAATCCTTGTCTTCCTATGCTAGGCAGTTTTTAGGACAGATGGAAAAACCAGATGTCGATAGTATAGAAGGATTATCTCCGGCAATTTCTATAGATCAAAAATCAACAAATAGAAATCCACGATCAACTGTGGGTACGGTAACAGAGATTTATGATTATTTTAGATTGCTATATGCGAGAGTTGGTATTCCCCATTGTCCTCAATGTGGAAAAGAAATAAAAAAACAATCAATAGATCAAATTGTAGACAGCATATTAGAATTGGAAGAAGGAACAAGGATTCAACTATTGGCTCCGGTAGTAAGAGGTAGAAAAGGGCAACATACGAAGCTTTTAGAGCAATCTAAGAAAAGTGGATATGTTAGAGTCATGATTGATGGCAATTTATATGAGCTATCTGAAGAAATTACTTTGGATAAAAATATAAAACATACGATTGAGATTGTAATAGATAGGCTCATAGTGAAGAAAGGTATAGATAGAAGATTATCGGATTCTATTGAAAGCGTAATGAAACTTACTGGAGGGCTCTTAACAGTTGATGTTATTGATAAGGATAGATTAGACTTTAGTCAGAACTTTTCATGTATTGATTGTGGTATTAATATAGACGAAATTGAACCTAGGATGTTTTCCTTTAACAATCCATTTGGTGCTTGTCCGGAGTGTCATGGATTAGGTTATAATATGAATTTTGATCCCGAGCTTATTATCCCCAATTCTCACCTAAGTATTTCGGGTGGGGCTATTGTTGCGCCTGGTTGGGCAGCTTCATCGACGGGAGATAGTTATGTTCGAGCCATGTTTGAAGCACTAGCAAAAAAGTACAGTTTTAGCTTGGACATACCATATATTGATCTTCAAGAGGATATTAAGAATATGCTTATGTATGGTACTAAGGGTGATAAAGTAACTGTGAATTATTCGACAGAAAGAGGTTCGGGCGCTTACGAGATGCAGTTTGAAGGAATCGTACATAGCCTAGAACGTAGATATAAAGAAACCTCATCTGACTATATGCGACAAGAATATGAAACTTATATGACAAACAATCCATGCTTTATATGTCATGGTGAAAGATTGAAGCCTGAAGCATTGGCAGTAAAAATTGGTGATCATAACATTGCTCAAGTGACGAAAATGTCGATATTAGAAATTAAGAACTTCATTGATTTTCTTGATTTAACCCCAAGACAAAAGATGATTGGGGAACAGGTAATTAAAGAAATTAGTGCGCGTATTACCTTTTTAGTTGATGTAGGACTGGATTACTTATCTCTTTCTAGATCAGCAGGGACACTATCAGGTGGAGAAGCCCAAAGAATAAGACTGGCTACTCAAATTGGTTCTGGTCTTGTTGGCGTTGTATATATTTTAGATGAACCATCTATTGGTTTGCATCAAAGAGACAATGGCAGATTACTAACTACATTAAAACGACTAAAAGATTTAGGAAATACATTAATCGTAGTTGAGCACGATGAAGATACAATGTATCAAGCAGACTGCATTGTGGATATTGGTCCTCATGCAGGGGTTCATGGTGGAGAAATAGTTGCCTTTGGTACTGCAGAAGAGATTATGAAATGCGAAAACTCAATCACAGGAGATTATTTAAGTGGTAGAAGAAAAATTGCGATTCCTGCAGAACGGAGAAAACCGAATGGTAAATGGTTATCAATCATTGGTGCAGAGGAAAACAACTTAAATGGTGTTGATGTTAGTATCCCACTTGGTATTTTAACTTGTGTTACAGGAGTTTCTGGGTCAGGTAAGAGCTCTCTTGTGAATGAAATATTATATAAAAGACTTGCGAGAGACTTAAATAGAGCAAAACAGAAACCTGGGAAACATGAAGATATGAAAGGTCTAGAGTATTTAGATAAAGTAATTGATATTGACCAATCTCCAATAGGAAGAACACCAAGATCTAATCCATCGACCTATACAGGAGTTTTTGATCATATTAGAGATATTTTCACAATGAGTTCTGAAGCCAAAATGAGAGGTTATAAGAAGGGGAGATTTAGTTTTAATGTCAAAGGTGGCAGATGTGAGGCTTGTAGTGGAGATGGTATCATCAAAATAGAAATGCACTTTCTACCAGATATTTATGTTCCTTGTGAGGTTTGTCAAGGTAAAAGATACAATAGAGAGACACTGGAAATTAAATATAAAGGGAAATCTATTGCTGATGTATTAGATATGACAGTTGAAGAAGCTTTAGAATTTTTTGAGAGTGTTCCCAAAATAAAAAACAAATTAGAAACCCTAAATGAAGTGGGATTATCGTATATTAAGTTAGGTCAACCCTCCACAACCTTATCAGGTGGAGAAGCACAACGAACAAAGTTAGCCACAGAATTAAGCAAAAGAAGTACTGGTAAAACGATGTATATCTTAGATGAGCCAACGACAGGACTTCATTTTGAAGATGTCAATAAATTAATTACTATATTACAACGATTGGTTCATAACGGTAATTCAGTATTGATTATAGAACACAATCTTGATGTAATTAAAACGGC
The genomic region above belongs to Firmicutes bacterium HGW-Firmicutes-1 and contains:
- a CDS encoding excinuclease ABC subunit B (The UvrABC repair system catalyzes the recognition and processing of DNA lesions. The beta-hairpin of the Uvr-B subunit is inserted between the strands, where it probes for the presence of a lesion), which codes for MAEFNLVAEFEPTGDQPQAIEELVDGFEAGNIYETLLGVTGSGKTFTMANIITRLKKPTLILAHNKTLAAQLYSEFKEFFPNNAVEYFVSYYDYYQPEAYVPSTDTFIEKDSSINDEIDKLRHSATASLSERDDVIIVASVSCIYGLGSPIDYKEMVLSLRPGMTKDRDAVLRKLVDIQYDRNDLDFSRSTFRVRGDVVEVFPATSDENAIRIEFFGDEIERITEINSLTGHVLRDLSHAVIFPASHYVTAPENLDRAIKAIEEEAVLRVKEFKEEDKLIEAQRIGERTGFDIEMLRETGFCSGIENYSRHLTGQAEGAPPHTLIDYFPKDFLMIVDESHMSIPQIRGMYAGDQARKQNLVDFGFRLPSAKDNRPLNFNEFESKINQILFVSATPGPYEKEHEQMYAEQIIRPTGLVDPQVEVRPVKGQIDDLIHEVRKEIEEGRKILITTLTKKMSEDLTNYLKEIGIRVRYLHSDIDTLERIEIIRDLRSNIFDVLIGINLLREGLDIPEVSLIAILDADKEGFLRSETALIQTIGRAARNERGRVIMYADRMTGSMERAIGETNRRRKIQEDYNIEHGITPTTIIKAVRDIIRISKVSEEKSRYSLDKDPESMSIDELMESIKKVTTDMKKAAADLDFEKAAQFRDELIKLKKYLQENH
- a CDS encoding ABC transporter permease, whose protein sequence is MVMKIKTFGYCVEQGVINLYKNRLMTLASIGTISACILIIGIFYSIISNVDFMVNEIQNNIGVSVFFEDGITQERIDELKTIIGQREEVYSITYISAEEAWEGFKADYFKGREQLLAGFENENPLKDSASLQVFLNDISKQASLVTYLDTLPDVSHIREDRQVTNVIKSISDLIKYFSIALVAILIIISVFLISNTVRLTIELRKREINIMKYVGATDTFIRGPFVIEGAVIGLVGSIIPLGIIFYFYTDIISRILQKYILLDDYLLFMPVSAIFVRLVPLSILIGAGIGVVGSMMTIHKHLKV
- the uvrA gene encoding ABC-ATPase UvrA (The UvrABC repair system catalyzes the recognition and processing of DNA lesions. UvrA is an ATPase and a DNA-binding protein. A damage recognition complex composed of 2 uvrA and 2 uvrB subunits scans DNA for abnormalities. When the presence of a lesion has been verified by uvrB, the uvrA molecules dissociate); protein product: MAKDEIIIKGAREHNLKNIDLTLPRNQFIVFTGLSGSGKSSLAFDTLYAEGQRRYVESLSSYARQFLGQMEKPDVDSIEGLSPAISIDQKSTNRNPRSTVGTVTEIYDYFRLLYARVGIPHCPQCGKEIKKQSIDQIVDSILELEEGTRIQLLAPVVRGRKGQHTKLLEQSKKSGYVRVMIDGNLYELSEEITLDKNIKHTIEIVIDRLIVKKGIDRRLSDSIESVMKLTGGLLTVDVIDKDRLDFSQNFSCIDCGINIDEIEPRMFSFNNPFGACPECHGLGYNMNFDPELIIPNSHLSISGGAIVAPGWAASSTGDSYVRAMFEALAKKYSFSLDIPYIDLQEDIKNMLMYGTKGDKVTVNYSTERGSGAYEMQFEGIVHSLERRYKETSSDYMRQEYETYMTNNPCFICHGERLKPEALAVKIGDHNIAQVTKMSILEIKNFIDFLDLTPRQKMIGEQVIKEISARITFLVDVGLDYLSLSRSAGTLSGGEAQRIRLATQIGSGLVGVVYILDEPSIGLHQRDNGRLLTTLKRLKDLGNTLIVVEHDEDTMYQADCIVDIGPHAGVHGGEIVAFGTAEEIMKCENSITGDYLSGRRKIAIPAERRKPNGKWLSIIGAEENNLNGVDVSIPLGILTCVTGVSGSGKSSLVNEILYKRLARDLNRAKQKPGKHEDMKGLEYLDKVIDIDQSPIGRTPRSNPSTYTGVFDHIRDIFTMSSEAKMRGYKKGRFSFNVKGGRCEACSGDGIIKIEMHFLPDIYVPCEVCQGKRYNRETLEIKYKGKSIADVLDMTVEEALEFFESVPKIKNKLETLNEVGLSYIKLGQPSTTLSGGEAQRTKLATELSKRSTGKTMYILDEPTTGLHFEDVNKLITILQRLVHNGNSVLIIEHNLDVIKTADYIIDLGPEGGDRGGKIIAIGTPEEVALVEASYTGQFLKEILRKGK
- a CDS encoding CdaR family transcriptional regulator, translated to MISNQILQNTIDGLKAITRIELSVMDLDGKIIATTEDGIIDEYNTAVADFVISQAESQLIQGYQFFKVFDDHSPEYVISAKGEAEDVYKIGKIASFQIQNLLVAYKERFDKDNFVKNLLLDNLLLVDIYNRAKKLHIEMDVRRVTLIIETKIEKDANALEIVRNIFPSKTKDFITAVDEKNIILVKELKDSETIEDMEKMASAILDTLNAEALSSVYIAIGTIVKDIKDVSRSYKEAKMALEVGKIFFVEKHVMAYDNLGIGRLIYQLPIPLCKMFISEIFSTKSPDDFDEETLTTINKFFENSLNVSETSRQLYIHRNTLVYRLDKLQKNTGLDLRVFDDAITFKIALMVVKYMKHMIESDY
- the ftsE gene encoding cell division ATP-binding protein FtsE, whose amino-acid sequence is MIRFENVTKVYPNGVKALDDITLEIEKGEFVFIVGNSGSGKTTLIKLLMKELDATDGKLYIDEQDVTHVKHSKVPKIRRKMGVVFQDFRLLNKMTVYNNVAFALKITETSTRKIRRSVPMVLSMVGLSKKSDRFPHELSGGEQQRAALARAIINNPQILLCDEPTGNLDPKTSWEIMKLLLDINMRGTTVVVVTHNREVVNAMKKRVITIKAGTVAKDIQKGDYGYED